A region of the Bacteroidales bacterium genome:
TAACCTGTAACAGTTCCTTGTCCTTCAATTAAAGGTAATTCTCCGTATAATGTTTTAATAAGGCTGGTTTTACCACTTCCTACTTTACCTATAAGATATACAAATTCTCCTTTATTTATTTTCAGATTTACATCCGATAAAATAAGATTTTCATTTTGATATATTGAAGTATCTTTTAGTTCAATTATTGTATCAAGAGACATATTAATTAATTTCAGATGAATATACTAAAGTTCATTGTTAGGTCGCCACAAAATTATAAAAAATTGTGGAAATAAAAGAAACAATTAAATTTAGTGGTGTACGACAAATTTCACTCTTTGTTAAAAAATGATTTTCTTGTGGTTTCAATTTGGTGTAGTTTTGGTGCTTTGGTGTCTTTGTGGCTAAATAACTCTTGCTACCAAAACACAAAAACACAAAATTCCACTAAAAAGAAAATTAGTCGTACACCAAATTTAGAGTTTGTCCATAAAATTGATAAAAACCCTCGGGGTTTAATAAAATAATAAAAATATAAATTGTAAAATATTTATGTTCAATTAATTAGCAAAACCCTGAGGGTTTGGGTAAATAAAGCTTGTGATATTATAGACAAGTACTATTCAATTTTTAAAAAAGATGATTTTAACCACGGTTTATAAGTATATAACCAAAATTTATAATTAATTTTGTATTCTGAAATATGTTTATTTCTTTGAACACTTAATAAAATATTAAATAGAAAATGAAAACACTTAAATTAAATATATCAATAATACTCTTATTTGGATTTTTATCATCTTATTCGTCAGATAGTCACAACGATACGCTAATTTGCTCAGAAATAGAAAGCTTACAATTTTCAGATAATTTAGATAGTCTATTGAATTTATGGTATGTTCAGCAATCTGTTTTTCCATCAGACAGCGGACAATATACTTTTAATATTAATGATAGTTTAATTCCTGAATTTCCTGATTCTGTATATATGCAACGCATAAACGAGCTTCCGGTTTTTATTGACCTTTCGTATAATAAAGTTGTAAGAAATTTTATTCATCTATATACTATAAAAAAACGTGGATTAGTTGAAGTAATGTTAGGCTTACAGGATTATTATTTCCCTGTTTTTGAAGAAATTCTTGATGCTAATAATCTTCCTTTAGAATTAAAATATCTTCCGGTAATTGAATCGGCACTAAATCCACGGGCTGTTTCAAGGGCAGGTGCAACAGGTATCTGGCAATTTATGTATTCAACAGGTAAAATGTATAAACTTGAAATTAATAGTTATATTGATGAACGAAAAGACCCTGTAAAATCAACCTATGCAGCAGTTAATTTTCTTAAAGATTTATATAATATTTATGGCGACTGGATACTTGCTATTGCTGCATATAACTGTGGACCGGGAAACGTTAATAAAGCAATAAGAAGGTCAGGGGGTAAAAGAAACTACTGGGATATTTATTACAGATTACCAAGAGAAACCCGTGGTTATGTACCTGCTTTTATTGCTGCGAATTATGTAATGAATTATTATTCTGAACATAATCTTACGCCTCAAAAAATAGAAATCCCTGTTTTTGTTGATACAATTATGATTAATGAAAAACTACACCTTAAACAAGTATCTGAAGTATTGAATATGCCGATTAAACAACTAAGAGATTTGAACCCGCAATATCGAAGAGATATTATTCCTGCAGGAAAAAAAAGTTACTCCCTGAAATTACCAGTCGAATATACTATGCAATTCATTGATTTAAGCGATTCTATATTTGATTATAAAGATTCAGTATTTTTTAATCCAAATATCATACATAATCCTCCTGAATATACAAGATATGTTCCCAAGCCTCCTTCAAAAGACCATATAAAAATTTATTACACAGTTCAATCAGGCGATAATCTCGGATATATTGCCGACTGGTATAATGTTAGAATTTCTGACTTAAGATACTGGAATAATATAAGAAGAAATCTTATCAGGGCAGGACAAAAATTAGTTATATATAAAAAGAAAAACATTGTTGGAAAATACAAGAAAATAAACTCCATGAGCTTTGCCGAAAAACAAAAAATGATAGGTAAAACTGTTCCAACAGAAATTGCAGATAATACTAAACAGGAAGAATATCCTGATGATAATAATTATGTATATTATACGGTAAAAAGAGGTGATAACTTATGGGATATTGCAAAAAAATACCCGGGAGTTTCAAATACCGATATTATGAAAATCAATAACATTACTAATGCTAATAATCTTACACCCGGACAAAAACTCAGGATAAAAAGGAAGGGTTAAAATTTTGCTTTATAAACCCGCAAGGTTTATAAAACCTTACGGGTCATATTTTAATTAAGGTTCTGATTTATGAACAAAAACAAAATTATTAATATCATCAAACCATTCAATTACTTCCTCTCTTTTAATTAAAGTTGATTTATCTGATAATATTGAATTATAAGAAGAATATTCCCATTCGTTTATATTATTAACGAAACCATGATTAACAGGATTGTAATGTATATAATGAATTGTTTTCTTAAAATATTTTTCGCTATTAATATGTTTTCTGTTAATATTATCAAGAAACAAACTTCCTTTACGGTTATTTTGTTTGTTAAATGCTTTTGAATATGAATTCAGAAAATTTGAAAATTGTTGTGAAATAAATTTAGAAGACTGTTCTCTGAAACCCGCAAGATTTATTAAAACCTTGCGGTTTTTTTTTTATTCAAATAATAATTATAAATGTTGTTTTCTAATTTTATCTATATTGAAAAAAATAAAAATAAATTTTATTTAACAGAATTTGTTGTTAGTATTTTGTAAATTTGAATAAAACACAACCGGAAAATTTTAACATTATGCAAGACAAAGCAATAGCAGCGATAGGGGAGTTGCAATTGGAAAAAAATAAAGACCTTGACCCCGTTGATTTATACATTGAAAATATGTTTCAGGGAAAGGATTATCAAATGTTGTTACTCGTTTTTGAAATAATAAACAACGAGGGCGAATTAAAATGTGAATATAAAGATATTGATATTGAAAAAGTAAGCTCAAATAAAGATGATTATAGAAAATATGCTTACAGAAAAGGTGGTGCCAGGGGCGGAGACATTACATTTACTACTAAATTAAGTAAACCAGTCGAAAAAAAAATAAAAACATTAAAAAACAACACTTTCAAAAACCTTTTAGCATTAGAAAAAGATTTTTCTGAAGAAGCAGCATATTTTAAATTAATTAAAGCATGTTTTATTGAAGCCGAAAGCAAAATTAAAGCCGAACTATCAGAATTATTTGAAAATTTTGATAAAAAAGAAGCAACAACAACAGGTTTATCATTTAAAATAATTGAGGCAAACAATGAAAAATTTTTAAGAGATTTTGAAATAATAAAACATCTTGTAATACTGTCTGGTGATAATACAAAATATATACATGCTGGAACTGAATCAAAAACAAAATCTCAAATTTGCTCTGTAAGCGGAAAAAAGGAAGAAGATATTTATGGCTTTGCTGCACCTTTTAAATATTCAAGTCCTGACAAACCGGGTTTTATAAGCGGTTTTTTTAATAAAAAATTAAATTGGCGAAATTATCCCATATCATCCAAAGTTGCATTGACACTTGAACTTGGCAGAAAATATATTCAACAAAATTTGACAGGTTATTTTTATGGGCATGAATATTTGCTTATTCCTCACCCCATAATTAAAACAGATACAAAACAGCTTAAAAATATAATCAATTTATTAAAAACTGCATTTGACGATGAAAAAAATGCTAAAAAAGAAAAGAAAAAAAGAGCAGAAGACAGAGTTCAACGAATAATTTCAGAAGAAAAAAACTATTTCAATTTAGATATTTTATTCTATAAAGAAGATAAAAAAACAAGAGCAATTTCAATTAACTTAATGATTGAAGAAATTTTACCATCAAGATTCAAGCAATTATTTATTGATATTCCAGCACTTGTAAATTCTAATACTTTATTTAAAAATGCATTAACAATAAAAAAGGAACCTATTAATTTAAGATTTAGTTTTCAAATCATAAAAAACTTCTTTTCGTTTGATTTTCTGGATGTTGTAAATAAATTATTTCTCGGGAAAAAATTATCGGATAAATATGTATTTGAAAATATAATTAAATTAATCCGAAAAAATTATAATGAAAGCAAGTCATCTGATAATTGGGTAGAACCAACACAATGGACTGTCAAAAAAGCAATTATGCTTATCTCATATCTACAAGAATTAAAAATAATAAATTACAATAAAAATTATAAATATATGGAAGTAGAAAATACACAAAAAAAAGAAAGTCGTTTTAATCTCAATGGTTTTAACGATTTCGTAAAAGAAAATTCCAATTTTCTTGACAGTGATGTTAAAGTCGGAGTATTTACTGTAGGCGTTTTAGTCAGGTTTTTATTTGATATACAAAACGCAAGCCTTGGAAGCACGCCTTTTGAAAATAAGCTTAGAGGTTACAAATTAAATCCTGAACTTTTAATGAATGTTTATACTGAAGCTCTGGATAAAATTCAAAAGTATCAAAAGAACTTTTATGTATATACAGATTTACGCGAAGTGGTAAATCAATATTTTATTTTAAAATCTAATGAACTTAATAAATTGACAAATAATGAATTGTCCTTTTATTTTGTTTCCGGTTTGGAACTTGGCAAACAGTTTAAAAATGTAAAAACTGATAATAATGAAAATCAAAAAAACAACTAAAAATTATAAAAAATGAGTGAAATAATTAACAAAAGAAGCGAAATTCTATTTCTTTATGATATAGAAAATGCAAATCCAAATGGCGATCCTTTGAATGAAAACCGTCCGCGTTTTGATACCGAAAGTAGTACAGTTTTAGTAACCGATGTGCGTTTAAAAAGAACAATACGTGATTATTGGTACGAATATAAAGGGTACAATGGTACTGATGGTAAGGATATTTTTGTACGTGAAACAAAATACAATGAAGGGGATAAGGAATATATTAAAGACGGGAAACGCCGCGCAAAAGATTTTAACGAACAAGTTGAAGTAGTTTTAAATACATGTATTGATATTAGGGCTTTTGGTGCTGTTATACCACTTAGTAATGCATCAATTACACGCACAGGACCAGTTCAATTTCAAATGGGAAAATCTTTGAACAAAACCGAAATTATTGAAGAACAGGGAACAGGTGCTTTTGCTTCAGGAGATAAAAAATCTCAGGCAACTTTCAGAACAGAATATAAAGTTCCTTATGCAGTAATTGGTTTTAACGGAATAATAAACGAAAAATCAGCTCAATATTCATTAATGACAAATGATGATAAAGAATTGTTGAAAGAAGGTATTTGGGAAGGAACAAAAAGTTTGATTTCTCGTTCAAAATTCGGACAAACATCTTTGTTTTTACTTACCATTGATTACAAAGAGCCGTTTTATATCGGTAATTTACGCCAAAGATTAAAACTTGAAACTGGTGAATTAAACGAAATGCAAATACGCAGTGTAGCTGATTATAGATTAGATGTAACTAAGTTGCTTGACGAACTCAAAGCAAATAAAGATAAAATTGAAAGCATTGATTTCAAAGCAGATTCAAGATTACAAATGATTTATAACGGTGAGACAATTACAAAAATAAGTAAAGATGAATTATAAAGAAATACTCATTTTCGATATTTCAAGCGAATATGGGCATTTCCGAAAATATAATACAACAACTTCACCGCTAACATATTCCATACCTACCCGAACGGCTATTGCCGGCGTACTTGGAGCGATATTGGGTATGGAAAGAGAAATAAGTATCGGCGTTTATCCCGAAGGAGTTATTCCTGTTCAAGAGTTCTTTTCAAAACAAAATTCAGATATTGCGATTCAAATAATTAATCCAGTAAAAAAAGAAAATGTAGGTATAAATTTAATAAATACAAAAACATCATTTTGTGATTTAACAAAAGCCGGACGCACACAGATTGAATTTGAATTATTAAAAGATTTAAAATTCAGGATTTTTGTCAGTTTGAATAATGATATTAATGTTTTTAATGATTTAACTGAGCGAATTAGAAGAAAAAAACACCATTTTTCACCTTATTTGGGATTGGCACAATTTACGGCAACTATTGAATTTGTTGATAAAAAGCAGGCGAAATTATTGGAAAATTTAACACAAAAATACATCGAAATTATTACAGCCGTAAATTTATCAAAGATTAATGATGAAAATCCTATTGAATTTGATTATTCGGCAATGTATTCAGCCAATAATATGCCTGTTGAAATGAATCGCAACAGAGAAATTCAGGAATATTCCGAAGTGATTATTGAAAAAAACGGACAACCCATAAAAGCTAAGATCGATAATTATTACAATATTGAAAAATACGGAAATATATTGTTTTTATGAATGACGAGTTCATTTCTCATCCCAATAAATTGTTAATTACGCACTTATCCGAAGTTGCAAAAATATCTGTAAGTGTAATAAATGGGAAAACTTTTAGTTTTTCCCTTAATTTCAACGGTGAAAATATTGATATTACACCCATAATT
Encoded here:
- a CDS encoding TIGR02556 family CRISPR-associated protein, with protein sequence MQDKAIAAIGELQLEKNKDLDPVDLYIENMFQGKDYQMLLLVFEIINNEGELKCEYKDIDIEKVSSNKDDYRKYAYRKGGARGGDITFTTKLSKPVEKKIKTLKNNTFKNLLALEKDFSEEAAYFKLIKACFIEAESKIKAELSELFENFDKKEATTTGLSFKIIEANNEKFLRDFEIIKHLVILSGDNTKYIHAGTESKTKSQICSVSGKKEEDIYGFAAPFKYSSPDKPGFISGFFNKKLNWRNYPISSKVALTLELGRKYIQQNLTGYFYGHEYLLIPHPIIKTDTKQLKNIINLLKTAFDDEKNAKKEKKKRAEDRVQRIISEEKNYFNLDILFYKEDKKTRAISINLMIEEILPSRFKQLFIDIPALVNSNTLFKNALTIKKEPINLRFSFQIIKNFFSFDFLDVVNKLFLGKKLSDKYVFENIIKLIRKNYNESKSSDNWVEPTQWTVKKAIMLISYLQELKIINYNKNYKYMEVENTQKKESRFNLNGFNDFVKENSNFLDSDVKVGVFTVGVLVRFLFDIQNASLGSTPFENKLRGYKLNPELLMNVYTEALDKIQKYQKNFYVYTDLREVVNQYFILKSNELNKLTNNELSFYFVSGLELGKQFKNVKTDNNENQKNN
- a CDS encoding transglycosylase SLT domain-containing protein, whose product is MKTLKLNISIILLFGFLSSYSSDSHNDTLICSEIESLQFSDNLDSLLNLWYVQQSVFPSDSGQYTFNINDSLIPEFPDSVYMQRINELPVFIDLSYNKVVRNFIHLYTIKKRGLVEVMLGLQDYYFPVFEEILDANNLPLELKYLPVIESALNPRAVSRAGATGIWQFMYSTGKMYKLEINSYIDERKDPVKSTYAAVNFLKDLYNIYGDWILAIAAYNCGPGNVNKAIRRSGGKRNYWDIYYRLPRETRGYVPAFIAANYVMNYYSEHNLTPQKIEIPVFVDTIMINEKLHLKQVSEVLNMPIKQLRDLNPQYRRDIIPAGKKSYSLKLPVEYTMQFIDLSDSIFDYKDSVFFNPNIIHNPPEYTRYVPKPPSKDHIKIYYTVQSGDNLGYIADWYNVRISDLRYWNNIRRNLIRAGQKLVIYKKKNIVGKYKKINSMSFAEKQKMIGKTVPTEIADNTKQEEYPDDNNYVYYTVKRGDNLWDIAKKYPGVSNTDIMKINNITNANNLTPGQKLRIKRKG
- the cas5b gene encoding type I-B CRISPR-associated protein Cas5, producing MNYKEILIFDISSEYGHFRKYNTTTSPLTYSIPTRTAIAGVLGAILGMEREISIGVYPEGVIPVQEFFSKQNSDIAIQIINPVKKENVGINLINTKTSFCDLTKAGRTQIEFELLKDLKFRIFVSLNNDINVFNDLTERIRRKKHHFSPYLGLAQFTATIEFVDKKQAKLLENLTQKYIEIITAVNLSKINDENPIEFDYSAMYSANNMPVEMNRNREIQEYSEVIIEKNGQPIKAKIDNYYNIEKYGNILFL
- the cas7b gene encoding type I-B CRISPR-associated protein Cas7/Csh2; its protein translation is MSEIINKRSEILFLYDIENANPNGDPLNENRPRFDTESSTVLVTDVRLKRTIRDYWYEYKGYNGTDGKDIFVRETKYNEGDKEYIKDGKRRAKDFNEQVEVVLNTCIDIRAFGAVIPLSNASITRTGPVQFQMGKSLNKTEIIEEQGTGAFASGDKKSQATFRTEYKVPYAVIGFNGIINEKSAQYSLMTNDDKELLKEGIWEGTKSLISRSKFGQTSLFLLTIDYKEPFYIGNLRQRLKLETGELNEMQIRSVADYRLDVTKLLDELKANKDKIESIDFKADSRLQMIYNGETITKISKDEL